The Arachis ipaensis cultivar K30076 chromosome B07, Araip1.1, whole genome shotgun sequence genomic interval TTTGTTGATGTGGGACTTATGACCAGTAATAAGGTTTGTAAAGTGTTTGATGAGGTTGAAAACTCTCGGATGAGTTGTTCGATGAAGTACGGTTGAAAATAATAGAGATAAGTTATGTTAAAGTTTAAATAGTTGAATATCTGAAGTTGGTGCGAAATCAGTGTGCGAATgttaagcacgtcgttttaactcCAGCCTGTTTTATAAACTTTCACCGCGTTGCTTTACCATTACATATTTGAACCATAACATCATTTGCATAAAGTTTGCTTTGTAATTTCTGTCTTGCAGTCACACTCCTATCCTTATATCTTTATGCTATGTgataatcaaagtatttgaaactaTATAAATATGAATAATAAGGTTCTTTGCTTTTTACTTAAAAGTGTTAAAACCATGTAATATTTTCTGTAATATACTaattttcgaggacaaaaatttttataagtggagTAGGATGCAAGACCtagaaatttcaaaaaaatcttattaAGAGTTAATTTCGATTTATTAATTCATTAAGTACTTTAatctcagaaattattttattaaagataattaaagcaaattttgattaattgagtttaaaGCAATTTAaggttttatttgattttataattatcgaattattttctatatttaaattataaagtttaacaaatgtaaaataataagaattttatatgatttagtttaaataattaagatttcaaaatttaatactaatatttttataaataaagaaaattaattatattatcttataatttcaattagagtatttgatttcaaatcaattagtattttgatacaataaataatattttagaataattttagagatttaattaaattttaaattaatctaaAATCTCTAATTTCATACACAAAATCCTAATCCCCAAATCCAACCCTAACNNNNNNNNNNNNNNNNNNNNNNNNNNNNNNNNNNNNNNNNNNNNNNNNNNNNNNNNNNNNNNNAATAATGCGTCACCATAGTCTTTAATTATTCCTTTTCTATGAAATCTCATACTTCTTCAACTCAGCTTGGATTTGTTTTAAACTAATGCGCTGATTTTCTCCTTATTGATcctgttgaaattttttttgatccAAAGGCTAtccttgaagttgtcaattgatttctTTCTGGCAAACTTTATTGCTTGAAATCTTTGTTTACCTGCAATTTCATTCATTCTTCCAAATTCTCGCGAACGCGGTCCTTGtcgcttttctttcttttctatggtCTATTATCCTTCTGAGTATACTCGAGACTAGTTTTGGTATCTTGTGCGACCGATAGACTTAGTAAACGACACATTAGTCCTTTAGGACACATTTGGTGAACGCAAAAGGGTGAAACTTGTAAGTGTACGACGTCACAAGGAGTTGTGAAACCTTGttttacgtgaaagagttctgtTGATGTGGGACTTATGATCAGTAGTAAGGATTgcaaagtgtttgacaaaattgaAAACCTTTGGATGACTTGTTCAATGAAGTACGGTTGAGAATGGTGGAGATAAGTTATGCTGAAATTTAAATAGTTAAGACTTTGAAGTTGGTATGAGATTAGTATGCGGACGTTAAGCACATCGTTTTAACCCCAGCTTGTTTTATAACCTTTTGCCGCCTTGCTTTACCATCACATGTTTGGAACATATCACCTTGTACATCAAGCCTATCTTGTAACTTCTGTTTCGCATAACACTTATATCCTTTATACCTTTATGCCATATGAAAATCCTGATATTTGaaactatatgtatatatatatagagagatgaCTTTTGCATTTTCTTTAAAGGAGTTCAAGAGCGAAATGATATGAaatctcttttattttgtatcaattttcgaggacgaaaattttttataaggtgggtaggatgtaagatccagaaattttaaaaaaatcttattaagaactaattttgatttatttattcattacatACCTTAacctcagaaattattttattaaggataattaaagcaaattttgattaattgagtttaaaGCAATTTAaggttttatttgattttataattatcgaattattttctatatataaagtTTAAAGTTTAACaaatgtaaaataataagaattttatatgatttagtttaaataattaagatttcaaaatttaatactaattaaataaagaataaaaaaataattatattatgttataatttcaattaaagtatttgatttcaaatcaattagtattttaataaaaagaccataccaaaattattttcttctatatatttatataaattttgaatattaattCTCTACTAACattaccttttctttattgttatttctttctaTTCACCGCCATCAATCCTCTTTCCCCAACCTTCCCCAAAACCCAACAAAACCCAACATTTAGCAGTTTcagaaaaaccaaagaaaagaaagaaacgaaagaaagaaagagggaaaCAGGGAAGGGGAAATCAGAGAGGGAGGAAGAGAGCGCCGGGGAGGAGCCGCCGCCACACTACTGCCGCGCTGCTCAGTACCGTGTCCCGCTCGCTGCCGCGCCGTGCTCAGTGTCGTCGTCGCCGTGCGCTGCTGCACCACGCCTCGCCGTCGGAGCCGGAaacgtgacattctgatagtgagggtgttacaattaTTACCTTCTCTATCTTTTATTTTCGTAGTAATCTTTCTTATTCTTCTCCTTTCCACCCTTCCAATCTCTTGGCTGGGAGTCTAATGCTTTGTGTTTATTAAACCCATTAACTTCTTATCATTCATTCTGCTTATTGTATTCAGAACCTGTAGAAGAAGTGAAATTcaacagcagcatgaaacaaCCACCAGCAATACCCTATAATCTCAGATGTCATGGTCGTGTAGTCGGCGAGCGCTATTTGAGGCCCAGACAAGTCTTGGTTGATCATAGCTCCAACAAACCAGTCTCGGTCAATCATAGCTCCAAGAAACGTCGACCCAGACGCAGGTCATTCTTGTTACTTTTTATGACCTTCATGCTTTCTTTTACATACTTATTCTTCACCTAACAAGAATACGCAGCAAATTATCAATATATTGATTTCTTTTTAATATTCTTTTTCTCGCAAATCAATTTTGTTTGAAATCAAAGACAAAAGCCTTGTGATCCCCCTTTACCTGAATGTGATAAAGACGAAGAGCCCTCTTTACCTGAAGGTGGTAATGATGAAAAAAAGTAAGTCAGCATGATTTTATTCATTTAACTTTTTTCGATTATAGTTTATGGCATTACAttattacattattattattattattgcttaaatttccttgttcttactaATCAAATTCTTTGTGACATCAAAGGGAAAGGAACATGTTTGTTCTAGGCGCTAAGAGAGGCACTGAACCTGTAGAAGAGTGGGTATTATTGACTCTTTTTCCCCCAATTATGACTTGTATCCGTATATCAATTTGTTAATAATACTGTTTTTGGGCATTCTTCCAGATATCGCAGGAAAGCGAGAAGGTATTTTATGGAGACTATGTTTCCTTATCCATTAGCTGCAATGAAACACTACAACCATGGACTAAAAGAGGTAAATTAACTTGTTAGTCCTAGTTTAT includes:
- the LOC107609013 gene encoding uncharacterized protein LOC107609013 isoform X2; translation: MKQPPAIPYNLRCHGRVVGERYLRPRQVLVDHSSNKPVSVNHSSKKRRPRRRQKPCDPPLPECDKDEEPSLPEGGNDEKKERNMFVLGAKRGTEPVEEYRRKARRYFMETMFPYPLAAMKHYNHGLKEEEQYEVIDTRDRLCCYFKKLGYIRLLHFIAEPKYTKNMPNASEDTAKQFYARMHQMPNRETHVDYCKLYEGPPQPGFQASQEVIPLCCETCGLKDLEALESKSLELSAEGEGGEEEYWK